The Candoia aspera isolate rCanAsp1 chromosome 6, rCanAsp1.hap2, whole genome shotgun sequence genome has a segment encoding these proteins:
- the AMOTL2 gene encoding angiomotin-like protein 2 isoform X1 translates to MRTAEDSSGTVLHRLIQEQLRYGNLTENRTLLAIQQQALRGGGSGGSPQSSLESLTQDESQMVQQSTRQEPQGQEHHADHLYLENNMYRFYQPQPKGEELPTYEEAKAHSQYYASQRGQQVGATLSGAHAEGGQRRTYASDISSKPQDESLKELKHGHVRSLSEQLLQVSQERNGAQAQNHMSSSHSYPQLSRHHQLCLSRGKSSGASESRGPPPEYPYIIPSQEASEGYLSDPRQHYREGPGFQHPEIRVMQAPMSQAFLPQQAALCHNHLGSLTSAGVAALMAAQAASASNHLSQMEAGLMENKKLLRENEKLQRENELLRRELESYSEKANRIQKLESEIQQISEDYENLMKASSKRETLEKTMRNKKDGEMRRLQDFNRDLKERLESANKQLASRAQENQEGNQGTMAKLVAQNYEYQQEREKLQREIARLHGTNEDQRRRAELLEQALSSAQARTAKMEDELQKKRAYVEKVERLQQALGQLQAACEKREQLELRLRTRLEQELKMLRAQQRQMGAPGGGSPELNAHILSEQLREKEEKILALEADMTKWEQKYLEECTMRQFAMDAAATAAAQRDTTIINHSPRHSPNSSFDEDLLLANHKHQEMENRLKELHAQILEKDAVIKVLQQRSRKDSNKVHQGSLRPAKSVPSVFAASGMQCWPGNSVSESDSRSNASNKALKSSVEATVPSTCIPFHTKHGSKDGSTQTEGLPMNTPCEEPKLHVEKNGGAASSLEILPAAKLLDLSDMVEILI, encoded by the exons ATGAGGACAGCTGAGGATTCCTCTGGAACTGTCCTTCACCGCCTGATCCAAGAGCAGCTGAGGTATGGCAATCTCACTGAGAATCGTACACTCCTAGCCATACAGCAGCAGGCCTTGCGGGGAGGAGGAAGCGGTGGGAGCCCTCAGTCCTCCCTTGAGAGTCTCACGCAGGATGAAAGCCAGATGGTTCAGCAGTCAACACGACAGGAACCCCAGGGCCAGGAGCACCATGCTGACCACCTCTACCTGGAGAATAACATGTACCGGTTCTACCAGCCTCAGCCCAAGGGAGAAGAGCTTCCCACCTATGAGGAGGCCAAAGCTCATTCCCAGTATTATGCCTCACAACGAGGACAGCAGGTTGGGGCCACCTTGTCTGGAGCACATGCAGAAGGAGGACAGCGCAGGACCTATGCCTCTGACATTAGCAGCAAACCCCAGGATGAGTCGCTGAAAGAGCTGAAACATGGTCATGTACGGTCACTCAGTGAGCAGCTCCTGCAGGTGTCCCAGGAGAGGAATGGTGCCCAAGCACAGAACCACATGAGTTCCTCTCACAGCTACCCTCAACTTTCCAGGCACCACCAACTCTGTCTCTCCAGAGGAAAGTCCTCTGGGGCATCAGAGTCCCGTGGTCCTCCTCCAGAATACCCTTATATAATCCCTTCACAGGAGGCATCAGAAGGTTACCTTTCTGACCCCAGACagcactacagagaaggcccaggATTTCAACATCCTGAAATCAG GGTGATGCAAGCTCCGATGTCCCAAGCTTTCCTGCCACAGCAGGCTGCTCTCTGCCATAACCATCTGGGATCACTCACTTCAGCTGGGGTGGCAGCTTTGATGGCAGCTCAGGCTGCTTCAGCTAGTAACCACTTGTCCCAAATGGAAGCTGGGTTGATGGAGAATAAGAAGTTGTTAAGGGAGAATGAGAAGTTGCAGAGAGAAAATGAGCTGTTGCGGAGGGAACTGGAGAGCTACAGTGAAAAGGCCAACCGGATTCAAAAG TTGGAAAGCGAAATTCAACAAATTTCAGAAGATTACGAAAATCTAATGAAAGCATCTTCGAAGCGAGAGACTTTGGAGAAGACCATGAGAAACAAAAAGGATGGGGAAATGAGGAGGTTGCAGGACTTCAATCGGGATCTCAAAG AGCGATTAGAgtctgcaaacaaacaattgGCCAGCCGAGCAcaggaaaaccaagaaggaaaccaaggGACTATGGCAAAACTTGTTGCCCAAA ACTATGAATATcagcaagaaagggaaaagttACAGCGGGAAATTGCACGTCTGCATGGCACTAATGAAGACCAACGTCGGCGGGCTGAACTGTTGGAACAGGCTTTGAGCAGTGCTCAGGCCCGCACTGCTAAAATGGAAGATGAGCTGCAGAAGAAGCGAGCATACGTGGAGAAAGTAGAGCGGTTGCAGCAGGCGCTGGGCCAGCTCCAGGCTGCCTGTGAGAAGCGTGAGCAACTGGAACTGCGTCTGCGGACTCGCCTAGAGCAGGAGCTGAAGATGCTGCGGGCTCAACAG AGACAGATGGGAGCCCCAGGTGGAGGATCCCCTGAGTTGAATGCCCACATACTGTCGGAACAgctgagagaaaaggaagagaaaatcctGGCCCTGGAGGCTGACATGACCAAATGGGAGCAAAAGTACCTGGAGGAGTGTACTATGCGGCAGTTTGCCATGGATGCCGCTGCCACGGCTGCTGCACAGCGGGACACCACCATTATCAACCACTCCCCACGCCATTCTCCCAACAGCAGCTTTGATGAAGACCTTTTGCTGGCAAACCACAAGCATCAGGAGATGGAAAACAG GTTGAAAGAACTTCATGCCCAAATCCTTGAGAAGGATGCTGTCATCAAGGTCCTGCAACAGCGCTCTCGAAAGGACTCTAACAAGGTTCATCAGGGCTCCCTGCGGCCTGCAAAATCGGTGCCATCAGTGTTTGCAGCTTCTGGCATGCAGTGTTGGCCAGGAAACTCAGTCAGTGAAAGTGATTCCCGGAGCAATGCCAGTAACAAGG cACTCAAATCCTCAGTAGAAGCAACTGTCCCATCAACTTGTATCCCCTTCCACACCAAACATGGCAGCAAAGATGGGAGTACACAGACTGAAGGTCTTCCCATGAACACTCCATGTGAGGAGCCCAAACTCCATGTTGAAAAAAATGGTGGTGCAGCAAGTTCCCTAG AGATTTTGCCAGCTGCTAAACTTCTGGACCTGTCGGACATGGTGGAGATTCTCATCTGA
- the AMOTL2 gene encoding angiomotin-like protein 2 isoform X2: MRTAEDSSGTVLHRLIQEQLRYGNLTENRTLLAIQQQALRGGGSGGSPQSSLESLTQDESQMVQQSTRQEPQGQEHHADHLYLENNMYRFYQPQPKGEELPTYEEAKAHSQYYASQRGQQVGATLSGAHAEGGQRRTYASDISSKPQDESLKELKHGHVRSLSEQLLQVSQERNGAQAQNHMSSSHSYPQLSRHHQLCLSRGKSSGASESRGPPPEYPYIIPSQEASEGYLSDPRQHYREGPGFQHPEIRVMQAPMSQAFLPQQAALCHNHLGSLTSAGVAALMAAQAASASNHLSQMEAGLMENKKLLRENEKLQRENELLRRELESYSEKANRIQKLESEIQQISEDYENLMKASSKRETLEKTMRNKKDGEMRRLQDFNRDLKERLESANKQLASRAQENQEGNQGTMAKLVAQNYEYQQEREKLQREIARLHGTNEDQRRRAELLEQALSSAQARTAKMEDELQKKRAYVEKVERLQQALGQLQAACEKREQLELRLRTRLEQELKMLRAQQRQMGAPGGGSPELNAHILSEQLREKEEKILALEADMTKWEQKYLEECTMRQFAMDAAATAAAQRDTTIINHSPRHSPNSSFDEDLLLANHKHQEMENRLKELHAQILEKDAVIKVLQQRSRKDSNKVHQGSLRPAKSVPSVFAASGMQCWPGNSVSESDSRSNATLKSSVEATVPSTCIPFHTKHGSKDGSTQTEGLPMNTPCEEPKLHVEKNGGAASSLEILPAAKLLDLSDMVEILI; encoded by the exons ATGAGGACAGCTGAGGATTCCTCTGGAACTGTCCTTCACCGCCTGATCCAAGAGCAGCTGAGGTATGGCAATCTCACTGAGAATCGTACACTCCTAGCCATACAGCAGCAGGCCTTGCGGGGAGGAGGAAGCGGTGGGAGCCCTCAGTCCTCCCTTGAGAGTCTCACGCAGGATGAAAGCCAGATGGTTCAGCAGTCAACACGACAGGAACCCCAGGGCCAGGAGCACCATGCTGACCACCTCTACCTGGAGAATAACATGTACCGGTTCTACCAGCCTCAGCCCAAGGGAGAAGAGCTTCCCACCTATGAGGAGGCCAAAGCTCATTCCCAGTATTATGCCTCACAACGAGGACAGCAGGTTGGGGCCACCTTGTCTGGAGCACATGCAGAAGGAGGACAGCGCAGGACCTATGCCTCTGACATTAGCAGCAAACCCCAGGATGAGTCGCTGAAAGAGCTGAAACATGGTCATGTACGGTCACTCAGTGAGCAGCTCCTGCAGGTGTCCCAGGAGAGGAATGGTGCCCAAGCACAGAACCACATGAGTTCCTCTCACAGCTACCCTCAACTTTCCAGGCACCACCAACTCTGTCTCTCCAGAGGAAAGTCCTCTGGGGCATCAGAGTCCCGTGGTCCTCCTCCAGAATACCCTTATATAATCCCTTCACAGGAGGCATCAGAAGGTTACCTTTCTGACCCCAGACagcactacagagaaggcccaggATTTCAACATCCTGAAATCAG GGTGATGCAAGCTCCGATGTCCCAAGCTTTCCTGCCACAGCAGGCTGCTCTCTGCCATAACCATCTGGGATCACTCACTTCAGCTGGGGTGGCAGCTTTGATGGCAGCTCAGGCTGCTTCAGCTAGTAACCACTTGTCCCAAATGGAAGCTGGGTTGATGGAGAATAAGAAGTTGTTAAGGGAGAATGAGAAGTTGCAGAGAGAAAATGAGCTGTTGCGGAGGGAACTGGAGAGCTACAGTGAAAAGGCCAACCGGATTCAAAAG TTGGAAAGCGAAATTCAACAAATTTCAGAAGATTACGAAAATCTAATGAAAGCATCTTCGAAGCGAGAGACTTTGGAGAAGACCATGAGAAACAAAAAGGATGGGGAAATGAGGAGGTTGCAGGACTTCAATCGGGATCTCAAAG AGCGATTAGAgtctgcaaacaaacaattgGCCAGCCGAGCAcaggaaaaccaagaaggaaaccaaggGACTATGGCAAAACTTGTTGCCCAAA ACTATGAATATcagcaagaaagggaaaagttACAGCGGGAAATTGCACGTCTGCATGGCACTAATGAAGACCAACGTCGGCGGGCTGAACTGTTGGAACAGGCTTTGAGCAGTGCTCAGGCCCGCACTGCTAAAATGGAAGATGAGCTGCAGAAGAAGCGAGCATACGTGGAGAAAGTAGAGCGGTTGCAGCAGGCGCTGGGCCAGCTCCAGGCTGCCTGTGAGAAGCGTGAGCAACTGGAACTGCGTCTGCGGACTCGCCTAGAGCAGGAGCTGAAGATGCTGCGGGCTCAACAG AGACAGATGGGAGCCCCAGGTGGAGGATCCCCTGAGTTGAATGCCCACATACTGTCGGAACAgctgagagaaaaggaagagaaaatcctGGCCCTGGAGGCTGACATGACCAAATGGGAGCAAAAGTACCTGGAGGAGTGTACTATGCGGCAGTTTGCCATGGATGCCGCTGCCACGGCTGCTGCACAGCGGGACACCACCATTATCAACCACTCCCCACGCCATTCTCCCAACAGCAGCTTTGATGAAGACCTTTTGCTGGCAAACCACAAGCATCAGGAGATGGAAAACAG GTTGAAAGAACTTCATGCCCAAATCCTTGAGAAGGATGCTGTCATCAAGGTCCTGCAACAGCGCTCTCGAAAGGACTCTAACAAGGTTCATCAGGGCTCCCTGCGGCCTGCAAAATCGGTGCCATCAGTGTTTGCAGCTTCTGGCATGCAGTGTTGGCCAGGAAACTCAGTCAGTGAAAGTGATTCCCGGAGCAATGCCA cACTCAAATCCTCAGTAGAAGCAACTGTCCCATCAACTTGTATCCCCTTCCACACCAAACATGGCAGCAAAGATGGGAGTACACAGACTGAAGGTCTTCCCATGAACACTCCATGTGAGGAGCCCAAACTCCATGTTGAAAAAAATGGTGGTGCAGCAAGTTCCCTAG AGATTTTGCCAGCTGCTAAACTTCTGGACCTGTCGGACATGGTGGAGATTCTCATCTGA